The following are encoded together in the Anaerostipes caccae L1-92 genome:
- a CDS encoding CDP-glycerol glycerophosphotransferase family protein produces MDTIKKRKLSYEQYKKGIDQQLQSSAAGLKNTIFYCECLKKPIIKNTVFYEADSGSGLKGKPKSMFLNAVSDSSLTHIWSIESPDLLEEDLTYYEQTCNIRFVERYSSEYYESLAVSQYLVTDGYFTSTFVKREEQTLICTGNDSAFTFSGYDKGIRNVDTEQFVERHYLQADYILSSNEQYQKTVLESAYKLKHMYDGKIIQGVLPFHPSHSLPSASRYSTNSKSTVLLLPALQCKTAEEMSASASFYADIIEQLDFEDIYISVPLAAYDIFQLNDVISQYLLPPHIDCRDLKYRCVITDGNVLYEDFVQMKTPVYILKNRLLNEQLYTDLLTYCNLNPQSPKKIKEMVQNSEVSFPYIHTLDNSIWSTVKENASSPFVTSFHSTKKRIAFFIDFLQNLDQHAYLHLLHTLDWIDYNQIDVTLIASSFKKNDKEVISEINKNVRYLDCSGRLPYDKEAYAAHRYLSKYLYNMDNSTDIVNQDIFELYRRNSQRICNNISFDTTILFGYFTQKDYLLFEGFSSKKRLYLGYQNLAKEKAIWVQNKTTAFTFTNKIRIYSSFDERLYFSVGLHRSNTEEYTDLASDCSAVPILPSKKQLEDTTDNIRTAVYDNREYFMIPCGNKPFKTKEVLLLPKVDKSKLSYLYVINNDENREILYFLETFLNGCNQNDCQMFLVDNYNYLDDSILTFIAKHSLSEKIVILKNIFLNKSYASQFDGIVSLHPQDPLDYNVLLSQFFRIDTIIVEDDKFQLKKQPMKDLSALSEVITKEISKLFL; encoded by the coding sequence ATGGATACAATTAAGAAACGTAAATTATCTTATGAACAATACAAAAAAGGTATTGATCAACAGCTGCAGAGTTCTGCTGCTGGTTTAAAAAACACAATTTTTTATTGCGAATGTTTAAAGAAACCTATTATCAAAAATACTGTCTTCTATGAAGCGGACAGTGGAAGCGGTTTAAAAGGTAAACCTAAATCTATGTTTTTAAATGCAGTTTCTGATTCCAGTCTTACTCATATATGGAGCATTGAATCTCCTGATCTATTGGAGGAAGACTTAACCTATTATGAACAAACCTGTAATATACGTTTTGTAGAAAGGTACTCTTCTGAATATTACGAATCTCTTGCTGTCTCACAGTATTTAGTTACTGACGGTTATTTTACTTCAACATTCGTAAAGCGTGAGGAACAGACTCTAATCTGCACGGGAAATGACTCTGCCTTTACATTTTCAGGATATGACAAAGGTATTAGAAATGTTGATACAGAACAATTTGTGGAACGCCATTACCTGCAGGCAGATTATATTCTCTCTTCAAATGAACAATATCAGAAGACTGTGCTGGAGAGTGCCTATAAATTAAAACATATGTATGACGGTAAAATTATCCAAGGAGTACTGCCCTTTCACCCTTCTCATTCATTGCCTTCTGCGTCCAGGTACAGTACAAACTCAAAAAGTACTGTTTTACTTCTTCCAGCACTGCAGTGCAAAACAGCGGAAGAAATGTCAGCTTCTGCATCATTTTATGCTGATATTATTGAGCAATTAGATTTCGAAGACATTTACATTTCCGTACCACTTGCGGCATATGACATATTTCAATTAAATGATGTGATTAGTCAGTACCTTCTACCTCCTCACATTGACTGCCGGGATCTAAAATATAGATGTGTAATTACAGATGGAAATGTTTTATATGAAGATTTTGTTCAGATGAAAACCCCGGTTTATATCTTAAAAAACAGGTTGTTAAATGAACAATTATATACCGATTTATTGACTTATTGTAATCTAAATCCACAAAGCCCAAAAAAGATTAAAGAAATGGTACAGAATAGCGAAGTAAGTTTTCCATACATTCACACTTTGGATAACTCCATCTGGAGTACTGTAAAAGAAAATGCTTCTTCCCCATTCGTAACATCTTTTCACAGCACAAAAAAAAGAATAGCATTTTTCATCGATTTCCTGCAAAACCTGGATCAGCATGCTTATTTACACTTACTTCATACTTTAGATTGGATCGATTATAACCAGATTGATGTAACTTTAATCGCATCATCTTTCAAGAAAAATGATAAAGAAGTAATCTCTGAAATAAATAAAAATGTCAGATATTTAGACTGTTCAGGCCGGCTTCCTTATGATAAAGAGGCATATGCAGCGCACAGATATCTTTCAAAATATCTCTACAACATGGATAACTCAACAGATATTGTAAATCAGGATATCTTTGAGCTATACAGGAGAAACAGTCAGCGTATTTGTAATAATATTTCTTTTGATACAACAATATTATTTGGATATTTTACTCAAAAGGATTATTTGCTCTTTGAAGGATTTTCTTCAAAGAAAAGATTGTATTTGGGTTATCAGAATCTAGCCAAAGAAAAGGCAATATGGGTGCAGAACAAAACCACTGCTTTTACATTCACCAACAAAATCCGAATATATTCCTCATTTGACGAACGACTCTATTTTAGTGTTGGTCTGCACAGGTCAAATACAGAAGAATATACCGATTTGGCTTCAGATTGTTCCGCTGTCCCAATCCTTCCTTCTAAGAAACAGCTGGAAGATACAACCGATAATATACGTACAGCTGTGTACGATAATCGGGAATATTTTATGATTCCTTGTGGTAATAAACCATTTAAGACGAAAGAGGTTCTATTGTTGCCAAAGGTAGACAAGTCTAAACTCTCTTACCTTTATGTAATAAATAATGATGAAAACAGAGAGATATTATACTTTTTAGAAACATTTTTGAATGGGTGTAATCAGAACGATTGCCAAATGTTTTTAGTAGATAATTACAATTATTTAGATGATAGCATTTTAACTTTTATTGCAAAACATTCCTTATCTGAAAAAATTGTAATACTTAAAAATATATTTTTAAATAAATCCTATGCTTCCCAGTTTGATGGTATTGTTAGTTTACATCCTCAGGACCCACTCGACTATAATGTTTTATTATCACAATTTTTTAGAATTGATACAATAATTGTAGAAGATGATAAATTTCAATTAAAAAAACAACCCATGAAAGACTTATCAGCATTGTCTGAAGTCATTACAAAAGAAATCTCAAAATTATTTCTTTAA
- a CDS encoding glycosyltransferase family 2 protein, with amino-acid sequence MKLYIVVPCYNEEEVLPETSSRLQEKMQFLMQNQQISENSHVIFVDDGSKDKTWAMIEELHHRNSLFSGIKLSKNRGHQNALLAGLNFAAEHADAAVSMDADLQDDINAVDEMIKKYNEGCDIVYGVRSTRDKDTFFKKFTAETFYKVLRRLGGEIIYNHADYRLMSKRALKGLAEFKEVNLFLRGIVPMIGYKSDTVAYERGERFAGESKYPLKKMLSFAFEGITSLSIKPVRLIFDFGVAISGISVIVLLYFLAQYFMGNTVSGWTSLIMSIWLLGGFQLMAIGIIGEYIGKVYLETKARPRFINEVILNNDGESK; translated from the coding sequence GTGAAACTATATATTGTAGTACCCTGTTATAATGAAGAGGAAGTACTTCCGGAGACATCATCAAGACTGCAAGAAAAAATGCAGTTTCTAATGCAGAATCAGCAGATTTCTGAGAATAGTCACGTCATCTTTGTAGACGATGGATCCAAAGATAAGACATGGGCTATGATTGAAGAATTGCATCATAGGAATTCATTATTTTCCGGCATTAAGCTGTCTAAAAATAGAGGACACCAAAATGCTCTTCTAGCAGGATTAAATTTCGCGGCAGAGCATGCTGATGCAGCTGTCTCTATGGATGCTGACCTGCAGGATGATATTAACGCTGTTGATGAGATGATCAAAAAATACAATGAAGGTTGTGATATTGTATATGGAGTGCGTAGTACGAGAGATAAAGATACATTCTTCAAAAAGTTTACGGCCGAAACTTTTTATAAGGTATTAAGGCGTTTAGGAGGCGAGATCATCTACAATCATGCGGACTATCGATTGATGAGTAAACGTGCATTAAAAGGACTTGCTGAATTTAAAGAAGTAAATTTATTTCTGCGCGGAATTGTACCTATGATCGGATATAAATCGGACACTGTTGCCTATGAGAGAGGGGAGCGATTTGCCGGAGAAAGTAAGTACCCGCTGAAAAAAATGTTATCCTTTGCTTTTGAGGGAATCACCTCTTTGAGCATAAAGCCGGTTCGTTTAATATTTGATTTTGGAGTTGCTATATCTGGAATCAGTGTCATTGTATTGCTATATTTTTTAGCACAATATTTTATGGGAAATACAGTTAGCGGGTGGACTAGCCTGATTATGTCTATATGGCTTCTGGGAGGATTTCAGTTAATGGCCATAGGGATTATTGGGGAATATATCGGAAAAGTTTATCTGGAAACAAAGGCGAGGCCACGGTTTATTAATGAAGTTATATTAAATAACGATGGAGAGAGTAAATGA
- a CDS encoding O-antigen ligase family protein gives MKHKNVLDKIIILILKVFVISALILPVLTTKAKNPELDGYYSRFILTNFFALLGIIIILLTALPYKRFMSRFLFGGFLLFAICLCYNILYLNNLEVIQFSWACWNTTISFALLITLLLVKTKEIFEQGNIIRYTIWAIIVTNVIGVSFYLKGYLSLHIYNFKLVLTKIDPNYYEKRFNWIYFYKCQYSCMLLLFIGLFVVHKKKFRNKLTYLLSLVTLFCCLLIAHTNTSTVCAVFILAADFVDYLFANKRYLFTKITLLVMSSLGAAKLILSWIAQERDLSNLGSRIPIWKMAIEKIKENPRGLGNRFALNPKDWLQIAPTWKTNNCHNIFLNEMLRFSIPVGFCYLGFFLASCVYSLMKKFSFLRLSIWISFFIAVSMDYSVQTPELSMVMFMIYCIFFFPLEEVEE, from the coding sequence ATGAAGCATAAAAATGTACTAGATAAGATCATTATTTTAATATTAAAAGTTTTTGTAATTTCGGCGTTAATTTTACCGGTCTTAACAACTAAAGCAAAAAACCCCGAATTAGACGGCTATTATTCCAGATTTATATTAACTAATTTTTTTGCCCTGCTGGGTATAATAATAATTTTATTGACAGCTTTACCATATAAACGGTTTATGTCTCGATTTTTATTTGGAGGATTTTTGTTATTTGCTATTTGTCTGTGTTATAATATTTTATATTTAAATAATTTGGAAGTTATTCAATTTTCTTGGGCTTGTTGGAACACAACAATTAGCTTCGCATTATTAATAACACTTTTGTTAGTGAAAACTAAAGAAATATTTGAACAAGGAAATATAATTCGATATACAATTTGGGCAATAATTGTAACTAATGTTATAGGTGTTTCTTTTTATTTAAAAGGTTATTTGTCCTTACATATATATAATTTTAAACTTGTTTTAACGAAAATCGATCCTAATTACTATGAAAAACGTTTTAACTGGATTTATTTCTATAAATGCCAGTATTCCTGTATGCTGCTGTTATTTATAGGATTATTTGTAGTCCATAAAAAGAAGTTTCGTAATAAGCTTACCTATCTGCTGAGTCTTGTAACGTTGTTCTGCTGTTTGCTCATTGCTCATACAAACACTTCTACAGTTTGCGCTGTATTTATTTTAGCAGCTGATTTTGTTGACTATCTGTTTGCTAATAAAAGATATCTATTTACTAAAATTACATTATTGGTGATGTCTTCTCTAGGAGCAGCAAAATTGATCTTGAGTTGGATAGCTCAAGAAAGAGATCTGAGTAATTTAGGTTCCAGAATTCCAATCTGGAAAATGGCAATAGAAAAAATTAAAGAAAATCCACGAGGATTAGGGAATCGTTTTGCTTTAAATCCTAAGGATTGGTTACAAATTGCACCTACATGGAAAACAAATAATTGTCATAATATTTTTTTAAATGAGATGCTTAGATTTTCGATACCGGTTGGGTTCTGTTATTTAGGCTTTTTTTTGGCAAGCTGTGTCTATTCGTTGATGAAAAAATTTTCTTTTTTAAGACTAAGTATCTGGATATCTTTTTTTATTGCAGTTTCTATGGATTACTCAGTTCAGACTCCGGAATTATCCATGGTTATGTTTATGATTTATTGTATTTTTTTCTTTCCTTTAGAAGAAGTGGAGGAATAA
- a CDS encoding adenylyltransferase/cytidyltransferase family protein — MKNYKIGYTTGVYDMFHIGHLNILKRAKEQCDYLIVGVSTDEVVKSYKNKTPIIPFEERIAIVQELKCVDEAVPQKNMNKMEAWKNLHFDALFHGSDWKGSDMYNKMIDEFAQVGVDVVFLPHTEGVSSTLLSEVLHKINCDI, encoded by the coding sequence ATGAAAAATTATAAAATAGGATATACAACAGGAGTATATGACATGTTTCACATTGGACATCTTAATATTCTTAAAAGAGCTAAAGAACAATGTGATTATTTAATTGTTGGTGTGAGTACTGATGAAGTTGTTAAAAGCTACAAGAATAAAACGCCAATTATTCCATTTGAAGAAAGAATTGCTATAGTACAAGAGCTAAAATGTGTTGACGAAGCAGTTCCACAAAAAAATATGAATAAAATGGAGGCATGGAAAAATCTTCATTTTGATGCTCTGTTTCATGGATCAGATTGGAAGGGTAGCGATATGTACAATAAAATGATCGATGAATTTGCTCAAGTAGGTGTTGATGTTGTGTTTTTACCACATACAGAAGGAGTATCATCGACATTACTATCAGAAGTATTGCATAAAATAAATTGTGACATATAA
- a CDS encoding SDR family NAD(P)-dependent oxidoreductase translates to MNLIRRLFRKIKNMFSQKEIIPIYQPVDTNKILQNKVILITGGTGGIGFAIAKQAVASGAKVILCGTNVAKLNKLSLELGENAKSYNFDLSSLDDVENILREITSIFPENRIDILVNSAGIHGELNFLNESVEEFDKVMNINVKATYFISQAVAKQMIEKGIKGHILNVSSSSALRPASTPYQISKWAVNGITKGLADVLLPYGIIVNAIAPGPTATSMVKDVNNKNLYFEHQPSHRYATPEEIANLAIFMLSDMGNMIVGDTYYISGGSGTISYHR, encoded by the coding sequence GTGAATTTAATTCGTAGATTATTTAGAAAGATTAAAAATATGTTTTCCCAAAAGGAGATAATACCTATTTATCAACCTGTAGATACAAATAAAATTCTTCAGAATAAAGTGATTTTGATAACTGGTGGGACTGGTGGCATTGGGTTTGCAATTGCAAAGCAGGCAGTTGCCAGCGGGGCAAAAGTTATATTATGTGGGACCAATGTAGCTAAATTAAATAAGCTATCTTTGGAGTTGGGAGAAAATGCAAAAAGTTATAATTTTGATCTAAGTAGCTTAGATGATGTTGAAAATATATTGAGAGAGATTACTTCGATTTTTCCTGAAAATCGCATTGATATTCTTGTTAATTCAGCTGGTATTCATGGAGAATTAAACTTCCTTAATGAAAGTGTCGAGGAATTCGATAAAGTAATGAATATTAATGTAAAAGCAACTTATTTTATCAGTCAAGCAGTAGCAAAGCAAATGATTGAAAAAGGGATTAAAGGGCATATATTAAACGTCTCTTCGTCATCTGCTTTAAGACCTGCTTCAACTCCATATCAAATATCTAAATGGGCAGTTAATGGAATTACGAAAGGATTGGCTGATGTCCTCTTACCATATGGTATTATTGTTAATGCCATTGCTCCAGGTCCAACGGCTACTTCAATGGTTAAGGATGTTAATAATAAAAATCTTTATTTTGAACACCAGCCATCTCACAGATATGCGACTCCTGAAGAAATTGCAAATTTGGCCATTTTTATGTTAAGCGATATGGGAAATATGATTGTTGGTGACACTTACTACATAAGTGGCGGTAGTGGTACAATATCCTATCACCGTTAG
- the menD gene encoding 2-succinyl-5-enolpyruvyl-6-hydroxy-3-cyclohexene-1-carboxylate synthase, translating to MYSNEKSVQILLKLLKEYKIKDVVLSPGGSNAPIVKSFEYDKEFNCYSVVDERNAAYVALGMAQQLRRPVACVCTAGTAVSNYLPGITEAFYQNVPVVAITSDGLSSLLDQLELQKIDQVGIFKGCIKKEVALPAVKTEMDEWYCNRLVNEALLELNHHGTGPVHINIPITLSLECSEKVLPKQRIIERHTISNTDFSTFSSYLRNKKIMIVVGENLNIKETQIKLFNSFFEKYDCFYSVEAVSNLNCNGCVITYPITETEYAFKRPELIPDIVISLGNFVATYKLKEILRMYNKKIENWLVSDSGCVRDPYFSLTNIFEGNFVEFFQKLTCVDFSEANHEYYKKWNNAASSINLGDLKFSSLSIARELSKSIPDYSILHTAILNSTRITQFFDFNKTVKYYSNLGALGIDGCLATFIGHSLVTENLSFLLIGDLSFFYGMNGISIRGIKNNVRIILLNNGGGEEFKIKLPYTGMDKFVCAQNKRTAKGWVESLGFEYFSAASNDEVRDALSIFAQESETPLFLEIFIDIDEDSELIRDIYASNTNNHSTASVSLKKGITKLLPSDVKDKIKNILNP from the coding sequence ATGTATTCAAACGAAAAAAGTGTTCAAATACTTTTAAAGCTTCTCAAAGAGTATAAAATTAAAGATGTTGTATTATCCCCAGGTGGTTCAAATGCACCTATTGTAAAATCATTTGAATACGATAAAGAGTTCAATTGTTATTCAGTGGTTGATGAAAGAAATGCTGCATATGTTGCTTTAGGAATGGCACAGCAGTTGAGGAGGCCAGTGGCTTGCGTATGTACTGCTGGGACTGCAGTAAGTAATTATTTGCCTGGAATAACAGAAGCTTTTTATCAAAATGTACCGGTTGTTGCGATTACATCGGATGGATTGTCATCTCTGCTTGATCAACTAGAACTTCAAAAAATTGATCAAGTAGGGATTTTCAAAGGTTGTATTAAAAAAGAGGTTGCACTTCCGGCTGTTAAAACAGAAATGGATGAGTGGTATTGTAATCGTTTAGTAAATGAAGCTTTATTAGAATTAAATCATCATGGTACAGGTCCAGTACATATCAACATTCCTATTACATTATCTTTGGAATGCAGTGAGAAGGTACTTCCAAAACAAAGAATAATTGAACGACATACTATTTCAAACACAGACTTTTCTACATTTTCAAGTTATTTAAGGAATAAGAAAATTATGATAGTTGTTGGAGAAAACTTAAATATAAAAGAAACACAGATAAAATTATTTAATTCTTTTTTTGAAAAGTATGATTGCTTTTACTCAGTAGAAGCTGTTTCTAATTTGAACTGTAACGGATGCGTAATTACTTATCCGATAACAGAGACAGAATATGCGTTTAAGAGACCTGAATTAATACCTGATATAGTGATATCCCTAGGAAATTTTGTTGCAACTTACAAACTCAAAGAGATATTGAGAATGTATAATAAGAAAATTGAAAATTGGCTTGTTTCAGATTCTGGATGTGTAAGAGATCCTTATTTTTCTTTAACAAATATCTTTGAAGGAAATTTTGTTGAGTTTTTTCAAAAATTAACGTGTGTTGATTTTAGTGAAGCAAATCATGAATATTATAAGAAATGGAATAATGCGGCCAGTTCTATAAATTTGGGTGATTTAAAATTTTCAAGCTTAAGTATTGCAAGAGAACTCTCAAAGAGCATTCCTGATTATTCAATTCTTCATACAGCTATTTTAAACAGTACGAGGATCACTCAATTTTTTGATTTTAATAAGACTGTTAAGTACTACAGCAATCTAGGTGCTTTAGGAATTGATGGATGTCTCGCTACATTCATCGGTCATTCATTAGTGACAGAAAACTTGTCTTTCCTTTTAATAGGAGATTTGAGTTTCTTTTATGGAATGAATGGAATAAGCATTCGAGGTATAAAAAATAATGTAAGAATAATTTTATTAAATAATGGCGGTGGAGAAGAGTTTAAAATTAAGTTGCCATATACTGGTATGGATAAATTTGTATGTGCGCAAAATAAAAGAACTGCTAAAGGATGGGTAGAATCACTTGGATTTGAATACTTTTCAGCTGCCAGCAATGATGAGGTTAGAGATGCTCTTTCAATTTTTGCGCAAGAATCAGAAACACCGTTATTTCTAGAGATATTTATAGATATTGATGAAGATTCTGAATTAATACGTGATATTTATGCTTCGAATACAAATAATCATTCTACAGCATCTGTATCTCTGAAAAAAGGTATCACTAAACTATTACCAAGTGATGTTAAAGATAAAATTAAAAATATATTAAACCCGTGA
- a CDS encoding lipopolysaccharide biosynthesis protein: MNILLRKYNNLSKPIKAALWFTISNVLLKGISFITLPLFTRMMSTEEYGILSLYQSWVLLVTITITMNVWTGSFNVGLSKNIEKKDEYAAAAQGLGITISVIFLVLSLVNIKKISGFFGLTQIITLAVFLQVLFEIPINVWSQKMRFDYSYKKVVLVSVLTAIINPIIGYFLVLYSTNKADARILSLLGVQIFFGLVLGISNLAKGKKFYDKSIWRYIFTFNMVLIPHYLSYQILNQSDRVMISKMCSNSDAAMYSVAYNFSMLITLVTSGIEAVITPFTFKRMRDGKTDKLKKVVNIAVVIVALGCILLMCFIPDVFRLMMTEAYYPSLSIIPIVSSAAFFQFLYPIFSNVELFYEQKKYITFASCFGAAINVILNYIFIQLFGYIAAAYTTLVCFILFCIMHFIFMNKVLRENKSKPVYDIKFILLISIFLLISSFIILILYSNSIARYIVISVILMLLVFNRKKLMDLYEKNLKS, from the coding sequence ATGAATATATTGCTGAGGAAATATAATAATCTTTCAAAACCAATTAAAGCGGCATTATGGTTTACTATTTCAAATGTATTACTGAAGGGGATTTCTTTTATAACGTTACCTTTATTCACTAGGATGATGTCTACAGAGGAGTATGGAATTTTATCTTTGTATCAATCTTGGGTTCTTCTCGTCACTATTACTATTACAATGAATGTATGGACAGGCAGTTTTAATGTCGGTCTATCAAAAAATATCGAAAAAAAAGATGAGTATGCCGCTGCCGCACAGGGATTGGGTATTACAATTTCTGTAATCTTTTTGGTTCTGTCGTTAGTGAATATTAAAAAGATATCGGGTTTTTTTGGATTAACTCAGATAATTACTTTGGCAGTGTTTCTGCAAGTTCTCTTTGAAATACCAATTAATGTATGGTCTCAAAAAATGAGATTTGATTATTCGTATAAAAAAGTAGTTTTAGTATCTGTGCTTACGGCTATTATTAATCCCATTATTGGTTATTTTTTAGTGCTATATTCTACGAATAAAGCTGATGCTAGAATTCTTAGTTTATTAGGAGTACAAATCTTTTTTGGTTTAGTGTTAGGCATTAGCAATTTGGCAAAGGGTAAGAAATTCTATGACAAGTCAATTTGGAGATATATATTTACATTTAATATGGTTTTGATTCCACATTATTTATCTTACCAGATTTTAAATCAGTCAGATAGGGTCATGATATCGAAAATGTGCAGCAATTCGGATGCTGCAATGTATAGCGTTGCCTATAATTTCTCAATGTTAATTACTCTTGTTACAAGTGGAATTGAAGCTGTTATTACTCCGTTTACTTTTAAAAGGATGAGAGATGGTAAAACTGATAAATTAAAAAAAGTTGTTAATATAGCAGTTGTTATTGTTGCTTTAGGTTGTATATTACTTATGTGCTTTATACCAGATGTATTTAGATTAATGATGACCGAGGCTTATTATCCATCTCTTTCTATTATACCTATAGTCTCATCTGCGGCATTTTTTCAGTTTTTATATCCTATTTTTAGTAATGTCGAATTATTTTATGAACAAAAAAAATATATTACATTTGCGTCATGTTTTGGTGCTGCAATAAATGTAATTCTTAATTATATTTTCATACAATTGTTTGGGTATATTGCAGCTGCTTATACGACTCTAGTATGTTTTATTTTATTCTGCATAATGCATTTTATTTTTATGAATAAAGTGCTCAGAGAGAATAAGAGTAAACCAGTTTATGATATTAAATTTATTTTACTGATATCTATATTTTTGCTGATAAGTTCATTTATAATTCTAATATTATATTCAAATTCAATAGCAAGATATATTGTGATAAGTGTCATTTTAATGCTGTTAGTTTTTAATAGAAAGAAATTAATGGATCTTTATGAAAAGAACTTAAAAAGTTAA
- a CDS encoding sugar 3,4-ketoisomerase, which translates to MSIKEKCPIIHFDDLGDERGKLVVIEGGKGIPFDIQRVFYIYESDSMVVRGQHANKESEFVLINVSGKSKVRITDGKEEFVVELNKPMMGVYIPTMIWKDMYDFSSDSVLLVLASTHYNSKEYIRDYDDYLKIMGEEENNE; encoded by the coding sequence ATGTCTATAAAAGAAAAATGTCCAATAATACATTTTGATGATTTAGGTGACGAAAGAGGAAAGTTAGTTGTTATAGAAGGTGGAAAAGGGATACCTTTTGATATACAAAGAGTATTTTATATTTACGAATCCGACTCAATGGTTGTTAGAGGACAACATGCAAATAAAGAGTCAGAATTTGTTCTAATTAATGTATCTGGAAAAAGCAAGGTCAGAATTACAGATGGAAAAGAAGAGTTTGTCGTTGAATTAAATAAACCAATGATGGGGGTATATATTCCAACAATGATTTGGAAAGATATGTATGATTTCTCGTCTGATTCAGTACTACTGGTGCTTGCAAGTACTCACTACAATAGTAAAGAATATATACGTGATTATGATGACTATTTAAAAATCATGGGGGAAGAGGAAAACAATGAGTAA
- a CDS encoding DegT/DnrJ/EryC1/StrS family aminotransferase, with the protein MEIMPNRMDRGFFKYQNEFEAKALEVLRSGWYVLGKEVKSFEEEFAAFTGAKYCVSLASGLDALWIAFRILGIGAGDEVIVQGNTYIASIMGITINGATPVFVEPDESFGIDTEKIEEKITSRTKAVLVVHLYGMASRMDKIVQICQKHNLRLVEDCAQAHGACFEGKMTGTFGDVGCFSFYPSKNLGAFGDAGAVVVNDEQLAKDFRIFRNYGSEKRYYNKTVGANSRLDEIQAGLLRVRLSHIQELTEEKNMIAARYSTEIQNSKFSLPLLVKGATCVWHQYVIRCHKRDDLMNYLNEKGIGTIIHYPIPPHLSEAYQYLGYKHGSLPITENFADTVLSMPMYNGMKTEEQSYVIDALNSF; encoded by the coding sequence ATGGAAATAATGCCTAATCGTATGGACAGAGGATTTTTTAAATATCAAAACGAATTTGAAGCTAAGGCTCTAGAGGTATTGCGGTCTGGCTGGTATGTGTTAGGAAAGGAAGTCAAATCTTTTGAGGAAGAGTTTGCAGCATTTACTGGAGCAAAATATTGTGTAAGCCTTGCTAGTGGTTTGGATGCGCTATGGATTGCTTTTAGAATTCTTGGTATTGGCGCTGGAGATGAGGTGATCGTTCAAGGTAATACCTATATTGCCAGTATAATGGGGATTACCATCAATGGTGCAACGCCTGTTTTTGTAGAGCCAGATGAAAGTTTTGGAATAGATACAGAAAAAATAGAAGAAAAAATTACTTCAAGGACAAAAGCAGTTTTAGTGGTGCATCTGTATGGGATGGCCTCCAGAATGGATAAAATAGTACAAATATGCCAAAAGCATAATTTAAGACTAGTTGAAGATTGTGCACAAGCACATGGAGCATGTTTTGAAGGAAAAATGACAGGAACCTTTGGTGATGTCGGATGTTTTTCTTTTTATCCATCTAAAAATCTTGGTGCTTTTGGAGATGCCGGAGCTGTTGTGGTAAACGATGAACAACTTGCAAAAGATTTTAGGATTTTTAGAAATTATGGAAGTGAAAAACGTTATTATAACAAGACTGTTGGCGCAAACTCAAGGTTAGATGAAATACAAGCAGGATTATTAAGAGTTCGATTATCTCATATCCAGGAATTAACAGAAGAAAAAAATATGATAGCAGCAAGATATAGTACAGAAATTCAAAATTCAAAATTCAGTCTGCCTTTACTCGTAAAAGGAGCAACCTGTGTATGGCATCAATATGTAATTCGATGTCATAAACGAGATGATTTGATGAATTACCTGAATGAAAAGGGTATAGGAACAATTATTCATTATCCAATTCCTCCGCATTTATCAGAGGCATATCAGTATCTTGGATACAAACATGGTTCATTGCCGATAACTGAAAACTTTGCTGATACAGTACTTTCAATGCCAATGTATAATGGGATGAAAACCGAAGAACAATCCTATGTAATTGATGCTCTCAATTCGTTTTGA